In one Dreissena polymorpha isolate Duluth1 chromosome 7, UMN_Dpol_1.0, whole genome shotgun sequence genomic region, the following are encoded:
- the LOC127837804 gene encoding disintegrin and metalloproteinase domain-containing protein 12-like isoform X1 has protein sequence MMSILMSCLVTFSSLRLYTVADTIPVLDTLERIAIFGTDASTDLPEYQSVVVHLLNGTEHSDVDVKQFRKRPPTLQYRLSFGNETFTINLRKNTNMISSGCIIRQVNGSGHSTVSPCMEHDVTCYYTETTSAHNDSWVAASVCGGLKGLLSFGNTSLFIYPMKRTSDQTSTSASPNHLIYRYQGDKHVCKTEDDVTDILYPTSQAQGRHQVNEMKTRFIEAGIVVDPVMARFHNDTILQYVFTGFNIASKLFADRSIGTLMKLYCQRSLCSTRPMGLM, from the exons ATGATGTCTATTTTGATGTCTTGTTTGGTCACTTTCTCGTCGTTACGG CTGTATACAGTAGCGGACACAATACCTGTGTTAGACACTCTGGAGAGAATTGCCATCTTTGGGACGGATGCCTCCACTGAct TGCCGGAATACCAGTCGGTTGTCGTGCATCTCTTAAACGGAACGGAACATTCCGACGTCGACGTCAAGCAATTCCGGAAGCGGCCGCCAACACTGCAGTACCGATTGTCGTTCGGCAACGAAACGTTCACGATCAATCTGCGAAAGAATACGAACATGATTTCATCGG GCTGCATCATCCGTCAAGTGAATGGAAGCGGCCACTCAACGGTGAGCCCCTGCATGGAGCATGACGTCACGTGCTACTACACCGAAACTACCAGCGCCCACAACGACTCCTGGGTGGCGGCCAGCGTCTGTGGAGGGCTG AAAGGGTTGCTCAGTTTCGGCAACACGAGCCTGTTTATCTACCCCATGAAGCGGACGTCGGATCAGACGTCAACGTCAGCGTCGCCCAATCACCTGATCTACCGGTACCAGGGAGACAAGCACGTGTGCAAGACGGAAG ACGACGTTACCGACATACTCTATCCCACTTCTCAAGCACAAGGGAGGCACCAGGTCAACGAAATGAAAACCAG GTTCATAGAGGCGGGAATCGTGGTCGACCCTGTCATGGCGAGATTCCACAACGACACCATTCTCCAGTACGTCTTCACTGGCTTTAACATC gCGTCGAAGTTGTTCGCAGACCGGTCCATTGGCACCTTGATGAAACTCTATTGTCAGAGATCATTGTGTTCAACTCGTCCAAT GGGTTTGATGTGA
- the LOC127837804 gene encoding disintegrin and metalloproteinase domain-containing protein 12-like isoform X2 yields the protein MMSILMSCLVTFSSLRLYTVADTIPVLDTLERIAIFGTDASTDLPEYQSVVVHLLNGTEHSDVDVKQFRKRPPTLQYRLSFGNETFTINLRKNTNMISSGCIIRQVNGSGHSTVSPCMEHDVTCYYTETTSAHNDSWVAASVCGGLKGLLSFGNTSLFIYPMKRTSDQTSTSASPNHLIYRYQGDKHVCKTEDDVTDILYPTSQAQGRHQVNEMKTRFIEAGIVVDPVMARFHNDTILQYVFTGFNIVSD from the exons ATGATGTCTATTTTGATGTCTTGTTTGGTCACTTTCTCGTCGTTACGG CTGTATACAGTAGCGGACACAATACCTGTGTTAGACACTCTGGAGAGAATTGCCATCTTTGGGACGGATGCCTCCACTGAct TGCCGGAATACCAGTCGGTTGTCGTGCATCTCTTAAACGGAACGGAACATTCCGACGTCGACGTCAAGCAATTCCGGAAGCGGCCGCCAACACTGCAGTACCGATTGTCGTTCGGCAACGAAACGTTCACGATCAATCTGCGAAAGAATACGAACATGATTTCATCGG GCTGCATCATCCGTCAAGTGAATGGAAGCGGCCACTCAACGGTGAGCCCCTGCATGGAGCATGACGTCACGTGCTACTACACCGAAACTACCAGCGCCCACAACGACTCCTGGGTGGCGGCCAGCGTCTGTGGAGGGCTG AAAGGGTTGCTCAGTTTCGGCAACACGAGCCTGTTTATCTACCCCATGAAGCGGACGTCGGATCAGACGTCAACGTCAGCGTCGCCCAATCACCTGATCTACCGGTACCAGGGAGACAAGCACGTGTGCAAGACGGAAG ACGACGTTACCGACATACTCTATCCCACTTCTCAAGCACAAGGGAGGCACCAGGTCAACGAAATGAAAACCAG GTTCATAGAGGCGGGAATCGTGGTCGACCCTGTCATGGCGAGATTCCACAACGACACCATTCTCCAGTACGTCTTCACTGGCTTTAACATCGTAAGTGATTGA